Below is a genomic region from Candidatus Binatia bacterium.
GCGGTTCGCTCGGCGGCCATCAGGCGATCACCTGGGCGGTCCGCCATCCGGAACGGGTGCGCGGCTGCGTGGCACTGGCCAGTTCGCCGCGGCTCACCAGTCAGGCCGTTGCCTTCGACGTCGTCGGCCGCAACGCGATCATGCACGACCCGGAGTTCCGCGGCGGGCAGTACTACGAGGGGGATTCCGCCGGCCCGACCGTCGGCCTGGCGCTGGCTCGCATGCTGGCGCACATCACCTACCTGTCGCGGGAGTCGATGACGGCCAAGTTCGATCCGACCCGCCTGGAGCCGCGCGACGTGCCGACGCAGTTCGAGAAGAAGTTCTCCGTCGGCTCCTACCTCGCGTACCAGGGGCACCGCTTCGTCGAGCGCTTCGACGCCAACAGTTACGTGACCTTGTCGATGGCAATGGACCTGTTCGACCTGGGGGCGACACCGGAGCGACTGCACGCAGTGCTTGCTCGCAGCCAGTGCCGCTGGCTGGTGACCAGCTTCACGAGCGACTGGTTGTTCCCGCCCGAGCAGAGCCGCGAGCTGGTGGCGGCTCTGCTGGCGACGAACCGCCGCGTCAGTTATTGCAACGTCACAACAAGAGGTGGTCACGACTCCTTCCTGCTCGAGGAGAACCTGTCGATTTACGGCGGCCTCGTGCGCGGATTCCTGGCCAACCTGGGCCCGCGCCCGGCGCTCGGCGCGGCGGAGGTGCCGGACGTCCGGCAGACCCCGGCGCCCGGCTCGACGAGCATCTTCCGCGATCAGCGGCTCGAGTACGACCTGATCCTCGAACTGATCCCGCCGGGTGCGAGTGTCCTCGATCTCGGCTGCGGCGCCGGCGAGCTGCTCACCCGACTGCGCGACCGCGAGCACACCCGGATCGTCGGCGTCGAGATCGACCAGGTGGCGGTGCTCGCCTGCGTGGCGCAGGGGCTCGACGTCATCCACGCCGATCTCGAGCGTGGCCTGTCCGCCTTCTCGGACGGACAGTTCGACGTCGTCGTGCTCTCCCAGACTCTGCAGGCGATCGACGATACGCAGGGGATCCTCGCCGAGATGCTGCGTATCGGACGGACGGCCGTCGTCAGCTTTCCGAACTTCGCCTACCACAAGTTGCGGCGCATGCTGGCCGAAGAGGGGCGCTCGCCGAAATCCGAAGGCCCGTACCACTTCGAATGGTACAACACGCCGAACCGCCGCTTCCCGTCGATTGCCGACGTCGAGGACCTCTGCAGCCGCATGGGCATCGCCGCCCGACGCCGCGTTTATCTCGATAGCGAAACCAACTGCCGCGTCACCACAGACCCGAACCGCAACGCCGATATCGCCATCTTCGTGCTGGGCCGGTGATCGGGGATCG
It encodes:
- a CDS encoding homoserine O-acetyltransferase, translating into MSERAFDSSDSVRGAVPLRHAQYVTFDGPIPLALEGTLPRVTVAYETYGALDPHGDNAVLICHALSGDSHVARHDDADDPGWWDVVVGPGRAIDTERYFVVCPNILGGCRGTTGPNSINPTTARPYGTDFPTVTVADMVEVQRRLIDHLGIGTLRAVVGGSLGGHQAITWAVRHPERVRGCVALASSPRLTSQAVAFDVVGRNAIMHDPEFRGGQYYEGDSAGPTVGLALARMLAHITYLSRESMTAKFDPTRLEPRDVPTQFEKKFSVGSYLAYQGHRFVERFDANSYVTLSMAMDLFDLGATPERLHAVLARSQCRWLVTSFTSDWLFPPEQSRELVAALLATNRRVSYCNVTTRGGHDSFLLEENLSIYGGLVRGFLANLGPRPALGAAEVPDVRQTPAPGSTSIFRDQRLEYDLILELIPPGASVLDLGCGAGELLTRLRDREHTRIVGVEIDQVAVLACVAQGLDVIHADLERGLSAFSDGQFDVVVLSQTLQAIDDTQGILAEMLRIGRTAVVSFPNFAYHKLRRMLAEEGRSPKSEGPYHFEWYNTPNRRFPSIADVEDLCSRMGIAARRRVYLDSETNCRVTTDPNRNADIAIFVLGR